In the Arthrobacter sp. CDRTa11 genome, ACCCGTTCGGGCCTCCTGAAGGAACTGCCGTACGGAAAGACCATGGCCGAGGCCGAGGCAGCCGTGCTGGAGTACATCGAAAAGTGGGTACCGGATCCCCGGAAGGCGCCCCTGGGCGGCAATTCGGTGGGAACGGACCGGGTCTTCCTCTCCCGTGACATGCCCGCGGTGGTGGAGCACCTGCACTACCGCGTGATCGATGTGAGCACCATCAAGGAACTCTCGCGCCGCTGGTTCGCCAGGGCCTATTTCCAGTCGCCCGCCAAAAAGGGTGGCCACCGCGCCCTCGGGGACATCAAGGATTCCATCGACGAACTGCGGTATTACCGGGAGGCGGTTTTTGTGCCTGCACCGGGTCCCGACAGCGTAACCGCCCAGCAGATTTCCAAGCGTATTGCCGCTGGCAGCGAGGTGGCCGCTCCTGGTCAAACCGCGGCTGCTGCTGCTGGTACAGCCGGCGAAGCCGCGTCTGAAGCCGCCTCCGGGAACGTTGCAGGACTCTCCGACAAGTAATCTGCGGCACGTTTCCGGGATTTTTTGGCAAAAACCACAAAAGTGGCAAAACCTGCCCCGGCGAGCAGGTAAGCTATTTGAGTTGCCTTTCCAGAGAGCCGGTTAGCCGGAAGATCTGAACGGCACATGGTGGGCTTAGCTCAGTTGGCAGAGCGCCTGGTTGTGGTCCAGGAGGTCGCGGGTTCAACCCCCGTAGCTCACCCTTACGGAGCGGCAGCAGTAGCCGTTCGCTTGGAGGCCGTACCGGATATCCGGTGCGGCCTTCTTTTTGCACAAATGCCGGCGTCACGCCGCGAACCTGGAGGACCGCCTGACATGACAGTTCTGCCAATCACCATTTGGGGGGAACCGGTGCTGCACCGCCGGGCCGCCGAAGTGGAAGAGTTCGACGACGATCTCCGGACCCTGATTGCCGACATGTTTGAAACCAACGATGCCGCAAACGGCGTCGGCCTCGCAGCACCGCAGGTCGGAGTGGGCAAGAGGATTTTCGTGTACAAATTCGCGAACGATGACGGCGCTCCCCCCGCCGGTGCCCTGGTCAACCCTGTCCTCACCCTGTCAAAAATCTCGGGCGCCCTCCCCGATCCCGACGAAGAGGAGGAGGGCTGCCTGTCATTTCCGGGCGGCCAGTACCCCCTTAAGCGCGCAGAATGGGCCCGCGTGCAGGGCTTTGACGAACACGGGAAACCTGTCGAATTTGAAGCGACGGGCTGGTTCGCGCGCGTGATCCAGCACGAATACGACCATCTGGACGGCAAGCTCTACGTCGACCGGCTTCTGGCCAGGTATCAGCGGAAGGCCCTCAAACAGGCCAAGAAAAGCGGCTGGGGAGTTCCGGGGCTCACCTGGATGCCTGGCGTGGATCCGGACCCGTTCGGCCACTAGGACTGAGCAGTCCCATAAGCACTGAGCCCTGGCACTGTGCAGGCACTGCTTCGCCTAGTGTGACGGGCGGATGGTGGGCTGGCCGGGACAAGAGCCCAGGACCTGTTTCATCGCCTCTTTCTCCGCCTGCGTCACCCAAAGACCGTAGGCGGCCTTAACCGAAATCTGCCGGGCAACATAGTGGCAGCGGAAAGCCTTGTTCTTCGGCAGCCACGTGGCCGCGTCCCCCGCTCCTTTTTGCTGGTTGGCGGGCCCGTCTGCGGCGATGAGGTTCAGGGGATCGTTGGCGAGGCTCTGACGCTGCTGCATTGTCAGTTGCTGCGCGCCCTTCTGCCAGGCGTCGGCGAGTGCAACCACATGGTCGATCTGGACTTCCTTGCTGGACTCCGGTCCTCGCCGGAAGTGGGCCATTTCCCCCGTGTAGGGCTCATGGAAGGAGCCCGCGGCCACCCTGCAGGCTGATTCTTCGGTAAAGTCCACGGACGCCAGGTCCCGGCGCAGGATGTCGTTGCGGGTATCACAGCCGTTCCGGTCCACATCCAGCCAGGCCTGCCCGAACGCTTCCCGTTCGTAGTTGTTCTTCGCCGCCCGCCCTTTGACGGGCAACGCTTCCAACGCGGCAACCGCCGGGCCGGACGGTACCGGGTGGACCGGAGCCACGGGCTTCATCCATGTTGGGTCGAAAACGGGGGCCTCGCTGGGACCTCCAATGGCCGGTTCGGTGGCTGCGAACTGCCCCGCGGTGAAAAACCAGACGCCCGCAGCGACTGCCGAAACGGCCAGGACCAACAGCAGCGCCC is a window encoding:
- the orn gene encoding oligoribonuclease, translating into MTGLDIKNDALIEVAALVTDSELNVLGEGVDVVIKPDEAALAQMNDFVRDMHTRSGLLKELPYGKTMAEAEAAVLEYIEKWVPDPRKAPLGGNSVGTDRVFLSRDMPAVVEHLHYRVIDVSTIKELSRRWFARAYFQSPAKKGGHRALGDIKDSIDELRYYREAVFVPAPGPDSVTAQQISKRIAAGSEVAAPGQTAAAAAGTAGEAASEAASGNVAGLSDK
- the def gene encoding peptide deformylase codes for the protein MTVLPITIWGEPVLHRRAAEVEEFDDDLRTLIADMFETNDAANGVGLAAPQVGVGKRIFVYKFANDDGAPPAGALVNPVLTLSKISGALPDPDEEEEGCLSFPGGQYPLKRAEWARVQGFDEHGKPVEFEATGWFARVIQHEYDHLDGKLYVDRLLARYQRKALKQAKKSGWGVPGLTWMPGVDPDPFGH
- a CDS encoding HNH endonuclease family protein translates to MTVSWSAYRRARRRSRQAWALLLVLAVSAVAAGVWFFTAGQFAATEPAIGGPSEAPVFDPTWMKPVAPVHPVPSGPAVAALEALPVKGRAAKNNYEREAFGQAWLDVDRNGCDTRNDILRRDLASVDFTEESACRVAAGSFHEPYTGEMAHFRRGPESSKEVQIDHVVALADAWQKGAQQLTMQQRQSLANDPLNLIAADGPANQQKGAGDAATWLPKNKAFRCHYVARQISVKAAYGLWVTQAEKEAMKQVLGSCPGQPTIRPSH